A portion of the Zymoseptoria tritici IPO323 chromosome 8, whole genome shotgun sequence genome contains these proteins:
- a CDS encoding RAD16 class DNA helicase and DNA-dependent ATPase (involved in DNA repair), whose amino-acid sequence TSAVSKRPSRTSLATSKTTMKTELTIDDSEDEIEVATASTTLTRRRITKGVVVLPPASALYDSIFKKPATKRQARSPDDSSLSSIANTSRDSSIEYDTPGTTPATSTRGVSSVSKRKRSSLGRKELKIEDSEGEDDEALAMRLQEEEYAESGAEPASKRTKIDDSDDESTLESLLSDAESLESAPLLKKSGKQPALKGMKAMAKTPTVRGKKSALPTRTASAAARSSIKQKIEDSEEDLNITSSGDEFLVEDSEEAASLMDSDSESDVPLADVASGSAAAVTSQRGGGPTRGRRFGNISAARARRIGRDIEALTMDKSAARKARERAKLEKAHPVIKTMWKDLEKIPVLKPVAAEQPASINRRLKPFQLEGLNWMMRQEKTQYKGGLLGDEMGMGKTIQAVSLIMSDWPQKEPTLVVVPPVALMQWSAEITDYTDGKLNVLVYHGQNTKIKGMKPKELKKFDVIMISYNSLESLYRKETKGWTRGEDIIKENSPIHAIKFHRLILDEAHSIKSRTTGVAKACFALSGRFKWCLSGTPVQNRIGEFFSLLRFLEVRPFSEYFCKKCPCSMLHWALSDDHMCKECKHTGMEHVSVFNQELLNPLTQSEEAKDRSDAMDKLQMITARIMLRRVKRDHVSTMELPPKEVIVHNEFFGEIERDFSSSIMTNTARQFDTYVARGVMLNNYANIFGLIMQMRQVANHPDLLLKKHSAEGQNVLVCNICDEVAEEAIRSQCKHDFCRTCVKNYVQSVEETGGEADCPRCHIPLSIDFDQPDIEQDEDVVKKSSIINRIKMEDWTSSTKIEMLIYDLYKLRSKKQTLKSIVFSQFTSMLQLIEWRLRRAGFNTVMLDGSMTPIQRQRSIEHFMTNPNCEIFLVSLKAGGVALNLTEASRVFIVDPWWNPAAEWQSADRCHRIGQRRPCVITRLCIEDSVESRMVMLQEKKANMINGTINNDKSSMEKLTPEDMQFLFRGT is encoded by the exons ACATCCGCCGTCTCAAAGCGTCCAAGTCGGACTTCACTTGCCACTTCCAAGACGACCATGAAGACGGAGCTCACCATCGACGACTCTGAAGATGAGATCGAGGTTGCTACTGCTTCTACCACTCTCACGCGCCGCCGCATCACGAAAGGCGTCGTTGTTCTTCCACCTGCCTCGGCGTTGTACGACTCCATTTTCAAGAAGCCTGCAACGAAGCGTCAAGCTCGCAGCCCAGACGACTCTTCCCTTTCCTCGATCGCCAATACATCCCGCGACTCATCCATAGAGTACGACACACCTGGCACAACCCCAGCGACTTCCACTCGAGGAGTGTCCTCAGTCAGCAAGCGCAAGCGTTCGTCCTTGGGACGGAAAGAGCTCAAGATCGAAGATTCGGAgggcgaagatgatgaagcGCTAGCTATGCGTCTGCAAGAGGAGGAATATGCAGAGTCTGGTGCGGAGCCAGCGTCAAAGCGCACCAAGATTGATGATTCGGATGATGAGAGCACGCTTGAGAGCCTTCTCAGCGACGCTGAGTCCCTCGAATCAGCCCCTCTGCTGAAGAAGTCGGGCAAACAACCAGCATTGAAGGGGATGAAGGCGATGGCGAAGACACCAACAGTTCGTGGCAAGAAGTCGGCGTTGCCAACACGCACGGCAAGCGCAGCTGCACGCTCTTCCATCAAGCAGAAGATCGAAGACAGCGAGGAAGACCTCAACATCACTAGCAGTGGCGATGAGTTTCTTGTCGAGGATTCAGAAGAGGCCGCCTCTCTCATGGATAGTGACTCTGAGTCGGACGTCCCTCTGGCCGATGTTGCGAGCGGATCTGCTGCGGCAGTAACGTCACAGCGCGGAGGTGGTCCTACCCGTGGACGGCGGTTTGGCAACATCTCTGCAGCTCGCGCTCGTCGAATTGGCCGCGATATTGAGGCGCTCACCATGGACAAGTCGGCTGCCCGCAAGGCTCGAGAACGCGCGAAGCTCGAAAAGGCTCATCCTGTGATCAAGACGATGTGGAAGGATCTTGAGAAGATTCCAGTGCTCAAGCCTGTGGCAGCCGAACAGCCTGCAAGCATCAATCGCCGACTCAAGCCATTTCAGCTCGAAGGTCTGAACTGGATGATGCGCCAGGAGAAGACTCAGTACAAGGGAGGTCTTCTTGGAGACGAGATGGGCATGGGCAAGACTATCCAGGCAGTATCTCTCATCATGTCCGATTGGCCGCAAAAAGAGCCGACTTTGGTCGTCGTGCCGCCGGTCGCGCTGATGCAGTGGTCGGCTGAGATCACCGACTACACGGACGGAAAGCTCAACGTGCTCGTCTATCACGGTCAGAACACCAAGATCAAGGGCATGAAGCCGAAGGAGCTCAAGAAATTCGATGTCATTATGATCAGCTACAACTCTCTGGAGTCACTTTACCGCAAGGAGACCAAGGGCTGGACTCGCGGCGAGGACATCATCAAGGAGAACTCTCCCATCCATGCGATCAAATTCCACAGACTTATCCTCGATGAGGCGCACAGCATCAAATCCCGCACCACAGGAGTCGCAAAGGCCTGCTTCGCACTCTCGGGCCGCTTTAAATGGTGTCTTTCAGGAACCCCAGTCCAGAATAGAATTGGCGAATTCTTCTCGCTACTCCGCTTCCTCGAAGTTCGACCATTCTCGGAGTACTTTTGCAAGAAGTGCCCATGCTCTATGCTGCACTGGGCGCTCTCTGACGATCACATGTGCAAAGAGTGCAAGCACACCGGCATGGAGCACGTCTCGGTCTTCAACCAGGAACTGCTCAACCCTCTCACCCAGTCTGAGGAGGCCAAGGATCGTTCAGATGCTATGGACAAGCTGCAGATGATCACCGCTCGCATCATGCTTCGCCGCGTGAAGCGTGACCATGTTAGCACCATGGAGCTGCCACCCAAGGAGGTCATCGTTCACAACGAGTTCTTTGGCGAGATTGAGCGcgacttctcctccagcATCATGACCAATACCGCGCGTCAGTTCGACACCTACGTCGCCCGCGGTGTCATGCTCAACAACTATGCCAACATCTTCGGTCTCATCATGCAAATGCGACAAGTCGCCAATCACCCCGATCTCCTGCTGAAGAAGCACAGTGCTGAAGGACAGAACGTGCTCGTGTGCAACATCTGCGACGAGGTGGCCGAGGAAGCTATCCGATCACAGTGCAAACACGACTTCTGCCGGACGTGCGTGAAGAACTATGTTCAGTCAGTTGAGGAGACAGGCGGAGAAGCAGACTGCCCGCGGTGCCACATTCCCTTgtccatcgacttcgaccagCCGGACATCGAGCAAGACGAGGATGTGGTCAAGAAGTCCTCTATCATCAACCGCATCAAGATGGAAGATTGGACCTCGTCCACCAAGATCGAGATGCTCATCTACGACCTCTACAAGCTGCGCTCGAAGAAGCAGACCCTCAAAtccatcgtcttctcgcAATTCACCTCCATGCTGCAGTTGATTGAGTGGCGTCTCCGCCGCGCCGGCTTCAACACAGTCATGCTCGACGGCTCCATGACTCCCATTCAGCGCCAGCGAAGCATCGAGCACTTCATGACCAACCCCAACTGCGAGATCTTTCTGGTGTCGCTGAAGGCCGGTGGTGTGGCGCTCAACCTGACGGAG GCTTCCAGAGTTTTCATCGTCGACCCGTGGTGGAATCCCGCCGCGGAGTGGCAGTCCGCCGATCGCTGCCATCGTATCGGTCAGAGACGTCCTTGTGTCATCACGAGGTTGTGTATCGAGGATTCGGTGGAGAGTCGTATGGTCATGctgcaggagaagaaggcgaacaTGATCAACGGCACGATCAATAATGACAAGTCGTCGATGGAGAAGCTTACGCCGGAGGACATGCAGTTCTTATTTCGCGGAACTTGA